Proteins encoded by one window of Streptomyces uncialis:
- a CDS encoding exo-beta-N-acetylmuramidase NamZ family protein, giving the protein MTLSRRGLLAATGGTVAAGAAVAAPAAADGGDRGRSRRRTRTGFERLQASGYALLAGDKVGVVTNPTGVTRDVRHIVDVMHVDDRVELTAVFGPEHGFRGTAQAGGSEGRHDDPATGLPVYDTYRLSGRELADVFTASGVDTVVFDIQDVGARFYTYIWTLYDCMAAARLAGKRMVVLDRPNPMTGRGAYGPLLRPEFATFVGREPIAQAHGMTVAELARLFNGEFLERPVELDTVLMSGWRRDDFYDVSGLPWVPPSPNMPTPETALVYAGTCLFEGTNLSEGRGTTRPFEMIGAKGLDGRWAAAANALGLPGVRLREAYFAPTFGKFSGQTIGGVQVHVDDREAFDPVRTGIGLLVTAKQVWDGFVWRLDRRPDGTSSYWVDHLTGSTRVRTMIDAGAGTDEVVAGWRHELSAFRAVRGRYLAYR; this is encoded by the coding sequence ATGACCCTCTCCAGACGCGGACTGCTGGCCGCCACGGGCGGCACGGTGGCGGCCGGAGCCGCGGTGGCGGCCCCCGCCGCGGCGGACGGCGGTGACCGCGGCCGGTCCCGTCGCCGTACGCGCACCGGCTTCGAGCGGCTCCAGGCGAGCGGCTACGCCCTGCTCGCGGGGGACAAGGTCGGTGTCGTCACCAACCCGACGGGCGTCACCCGGGACGTCCGGCACATCGTGGACGTGATGCATGTGGACGACCGGGTCGAACTCACCGCCGTGTTCGGCCCCGAGCACGGCTTCCGGGGCACCGCGCAGGCGGGCGGTTCGGAGGGCCGTCACGACGACCCGGCGACGGGGCTGCCCGTCTACGACACGTACCGGCTGAGCGGGCGGGAGCTCGCCGATGTGTTCACCGCGTCCGGGGTCGACACTGTCGTCTTCGACATCCAGGACGTCGGCGCGCGGTTCTACACGTACATCTGGACGCTGTACGACTGCATGGCGGCGGCCCGGCTCGCGGGCAAGCGGATGGTGGTCCTCGACCGGCCGAACCCGATGACCGGGCGTGGGGCGTACGGGCCGTTGCTGCGGCCGGAGTTCGCGACCTTCGTGGGCCGGGAGCCGATCGCCCAGGCGCACGGGATGACGGTCGCGGAGCTGGCGCGGCTGTTCAACGGGGAGTTCCTGGAGCGGCCGGTGGAGCTGGACACCGTACTGATGTCGGGCTGGCGGCGCGACGACTTCTACGACGTTTCCGGGCTGCCGTGGGTGCCGCCGAGCCCGAACATGCCCACGCCCGAGACGGCGCTGGTGTACGCGGGCACCTGTCTGTTCGAGGGGACGAACCTCTCCGAGGGGCGGGGCACGACCCGGCCATTCGAAATGATCGGGGCCAAGGGGCTGGACGGCCGCTGGGCCGCCGCCGCGAACGCCCTCGGGCTGCCGGGGGTACGGCTGCGGGAGGCGTACTTCGCCCCGACGTTCGGCAAGTTCTCGGGCCAGACCATCGGCGGGGTCCAGGTCCATGTGGACGACCGCGAGGCGTTCGATCCGGTGCGTACGGGGATCGGGCTGCTGGTGACCGCCAAGCAGGTCTGGGACGGCTTCGTGTGGCGGCTGGACCGGCGGCCGGACGGCACGTCGTCGTACTGGGTGGACCATCTGACCGGGTCCACGCGGGTCCGCACGATGATCGACGCGGGTGCGGGGACGGACGAGGTGGTGGCCGGCTGGCGGCACGAGCTGTCGGCGTTCCGCGCGGTGCGCGGGCGGTACCTGGCGTACCGCTGA
- a CDS encoding TetR/AcrR family transcriptional regulator — protein MPRTTDTDGATVPQRLLAAATRLFADQGYDRTSVQEIVEAAGVTKGALYHYFGSKEDLLQEIYSRVLRLQQERLDAFAARDAPVERRLRDAAADVVVTTIENLDDAVIFQRSMHHLSPAKNKRVRAERRRYHERFRALIEEGQAAGVFSTRTPADLVVDHHFGSVHHLPTWYRATGTLTPTQIADHLADLLLRALRP, from the coding sequence GTGCCCAGGACGACGGACACGGACGGGGCGACCGTCCCGCAGCGGCTGCTGGCGGCGGCCACCCGGCTCTTCGCCGACCAGGGCTACGACCGGACCTCGGTCCAGGAGATCGTGGAGGCGGCCGGAGTCACCAAGGGCGCCCTCTACCACTACTTCGGTTCCAAGGAGGACCTGCTCCAGGAGATCTACTCCCGGGTGCTGCGCCTCCAGCAGGAACGCCTCGACGCGTTCGCCGCCCGCGACGCCCCCGTGGAACGGCGACTGCGGGACGCCGCCGCCGATGTCGTCGTCACGACCATCGAGAACCTGGACGACGCGGTCATCTTCCAGCGCTCCATGCACCATCTGAGCCCGGCGAAGAACAAGCGGGTACGCGCCGAACGCCGCCGCTACCACGAACGGTTCCGCGCCCTGATCGAGGAGGGCCAGGCCGCCGGTGTCTTCTCCACCCGCACCCCGGCGGACCTCGTGGTCGACCACCACTTCGGCTCGGTCCACCATCTGCCCACCTGGTACCGGGCCACAGGCACCCTCACCCCCACGCAGATCGCCGACCACCTCGCCGACCTGCTGCTGCGGGCCCTGCGCCCCTGA
- a CDS encoding DUF202 domain-containing protein has protein sequence MTGAGVRDPGLQPERTRLAWRRTTLTATVVTVLAARSAFQDGEGAVGPVACALCVLVWLGLLAVAHRRIQELTGDPVDPPRLMVWAAAVGTLCAVGLAVCAAAVVF, from the coding sequence ATGACCGGCGCCGGGGTACGCGACCCGGGGCTCCAGCCGGAACGCACCAGGCTGGCGTGGCGCCGTACGACGCTGACGGCGACGGTGGTGACCGTACTGGCCGCGCGCTCGGCGTTCCAGGACGGGGAGGGCGCGGTGGGTCCGGTCGCCTGCGCGTTGTGCGTGCTGGTGTGGCTGGGGCTGCTGGCCGTGGCGCACCGGCGGATACAGGAGCTGACGGGCGATCCCGTGGATCCGCCCCGGCTGATGGTGTGGGCGGCGGCGGTCGGCACGCTGTGCGCGGTGGGTCTCGCGGTGTGCGCGGCGGCCGTCGTGTTCTAG
- a CDS encoding YidH family protein, which produces MNAPTGPGGRDRPGGRAFSSVRLWFAPARLAQEGRTPDYRFSLANERTFLAWLRTALALIGGGFAVDQFLPDLRWGWRVGLALALLAAGVLCALRAVNHWVRCERAMRRGEDLPVSRFPALLSVVIAIVALAMVVIVLAGWAG; this is translated from the coding sequence GTGAACGCGCCGACCGGACCGGGGGGACGGGACCGGCCGGGCGGCCGGGCGTTCTCCTCCGTACGGCTCTGGTTCGCGCCGGCCCGGCTCGCACAGGAGGGCCGTACCCCCGACTACCGCTTCTCGCTGGCGAACGAACGCACCTTCCTGGCCTGGCTCCGTACCGCCCTCGCGCTGATCGGCGGCGGCTTCGCGGTGGACCAGTTCCTGCCCGATCTGCGCTGGGGCTGGCGGGTCGGGCTGGCGCTGGCCCTGCTCGCGGCGGGCGTGCTGTGCGCGCTGCGCGCCGTGAACCACTGGGTGCGCTGCGAGCGGGCGATGCGGCGCGGCGAGGACCTGCCGGTGTCGCGGTTCCCCGCGCTGCTGAGCGTCGTCATCGCCATAGTGGCCCTGGCGATGGTCGTGATCGTCCTCGCGGGCTGGGCGGGCTGA
- a CDS encoding NUDIX hydrolase has product MGAAGTDTDGAADARAEVLDVVDEDDQVVDRVPRGEVYARGLLHRCVFVLARDPGDRVFVHRRTASKLIFPSRYDMFVGGVVGAGESYDDAALREAEEELGVSGLPRPTPLFRFLYRGEGQGGWWSAVYEVRCALPVRPQLSEVAWHDFVPEEEIDARLGSWDWVPDGLEAYRRLKAFRAARDVSP; this is encoded by the coding sequence ATGGGTGCAGCTGGCACGGACACGGACGGCGCGGCCGACGCGAGGGCCGAGGTCCTGGACGTGGTGGACGAGGACGACCAGGTCGTCGACCGGGTACCCCGGGGCGAGGTCTACGCCCGCGGCCTTCTGCACCGCTGTGTCTTCGTCCTCGCCCGGGACCCCGGCGACCGTGTCTTCGTCCACCGCCGCACGGCGTCGAAACTGATCTTCCCGTCGCGCTACGACATGTTCGTCGGAGGCGTCGTCGGCGCGGGCGAGTCCTACGACGACGCGGCCCTCAGGGAGGCGGAGGAGGAGCTGGGGGTCAGCGGACTCCCCCGGCCCACCCCCCTGTTCCGGTTCCTGTACCGGGGCGAGGGCCAGGGCGGCTGGTGGTCGGCGGTGTACGAGGTGCGCTGCGCGCTGCCCGTGCGCCCCCAGCTCTCCGAGGTCGCCTGGCACGACTTCGTCCCGGAGGAGGAGATCGACGCCCGGCTCGGCTCCTGGGACTGGGTGCCGGACGGCCTGGAGGCGTACCGACGGCTGAAGGCGTTCCGGGCCGCGCGGGACGTGTCCCCGTGA
- a CDS encoding DMT family transporter: MSVLVVVLAVCAACCLGFGFVLQQDAAQRAPLSDFLSFRLLLDLMRMPRWLGGIALMVCGMVLGALALAHGQVSLVEPLLATNLLFALALSRAVTGQPLGTQGWSGLAVLAGGVTLFIVAGQPEAGEAVTDPLRQWLIIGAVAGLAALLVLLALRARLVMAPVLLGGAAGLLYGLQDALTRVSALRFAEDGWTVVVATWQPYAVLVLGVTGLLLVQSAFEMAPLRMSLPALTAAQPIAGIVCGVGFLGDRLRTDPLALLGEVVGLLAVVGGIVLLGLHPAMPRGAGRFERAGELHGG, from the coding sequence GTGTCGGTACTCGTTGTCGTCCTGGCGGTCTGCGCCGCCTGCTGCCTGGGCTTCGGGTTCGTCCTCCAGCAGGACGCGGCGCAGCGGGCGCCCCTGAGCGACTTCCTGTCGTTCCGGCTGCTGCTGGATCTCATGCGGATGCCGCGGTGGCTCGGCGGGATCGCGCTGATGGTGTGCGGGATGGTCCTCGGGGCGCTGGCCCTCGCCCATGGCCAGGTGAGTCTGGTCGAACCGCTGCTCGCCACGAATCTGCTGTTCGCGCTGGCACTGTCCCGTGCGGTGACCGGGCAGCCGCTGGGTACGCAGGGCTGGTCCGGGCTCGCGGTGCTCGCGGGCGGGGTGACGCTGTTCATCGTCGCGGGGCAGCCGGAGGCCGGGGAGGCCGTGACCGACCCGCTCCGGCAGTGGCTGATCATCGGGGCGGTGGCGGGCCTCGCGGCGCTGCTCGTACTGCTGGCCCTGCGGGCCCGGCTGGTCATGGCACCGGTACTGCTGGGGGGTGCGGCGGGGTTGCTGTACGGGCTCCAGGACGCGCTCACCCGGGTGAGCGCGCTGCGGTTCGCCGAGGACGGCTGGACCGTGGTGGTCGCGACCTGGCAGCCGTACGCGGTGCTGGTGCTGGGGGTGACCGGGTTGCTGCTGGTGCAGAGCGCGTTCGAGATGGCGCCGTTGCGGATGTCGCTGCCCGCGTTGACGGCTGCGCAGCCGATCGCGGGGATCGTCTGCGGGGTCGGGTTCCTCGGGGACCGGCTGCGGACGGACCCGCTCGCGCTGCTGGGGGAGGTGGTGGGGCTGCTCGCGGTGGTCGGGGGGATCGTGCTGCTCGGGTTGCACCCGGCGATGCCCCGGGGGGCGGGGCGGTTCGAGCGGGCGGGTGAGCTCCATGGGGGGTGA
- a CDS encoding FAD-binding dehydrogenase — MAYDADVIVIGAGLAGLAATAELVDTGRKVVLLDQEPPQSLGGQAHWSFGGLFFVNSPEQRRMRIKDSHDLALQDWLGTAGFDRAEDHWPRRWAEAYVDFAAGEKRAWLHRQGVRFFPVVGWAERGGYDATGHGNSVPRFHITWGTGPGLLAPFARRVRAGAARGLVDLRFRHRVTALCGAAGTVDTVGGEILDRSEVARGRPSGRDVVGSFELRAQAVIVTSGGIGGNHELVRRNWPARLGRAPERMVAGVPAHVDGLMLGVTEAAGGRLINGDRMWHYTEGLHNWNPIWEGHGIRVLPGPSSLWLDARGNRLPVPLFPGFDTLGTLEHLMDTGHEHSWFVLNRRVIGKEFTLSGSEQNPDLTGRSVRGVIDRARADVPAPVRAFMDHGEDFVVEHDLAALVRGMNALTGEPLIDETDLRRVITARDREVANPFTKDSQITAIRGARSFLGDRLIRTVAPHPILDPKAGPLIAVRLSVLTRKSLGGLETDLSSRVLTESGEPLGGVYAAGEAAGFGGGGVHGYRSMEGTFLGGCLFSGRTAGRAAARATG, encoded by the coding sequence ATGGCGTACGACGCCGATGTGATCGTGATCGGTGCGGGTCTGGCGGGCCTCGCGGCGACGGCGGAACTGGTCGACACGGGTCGCAAGGTCGTCCTGCTGGACCAGGAGCCGCCGCAGTCGCTCGGCGGTCAGGCCCACTGGTCCTTCGGGGGTCTGTTCTTCGTGAACTCCCCGGAACAGCGCCGGATGCGGATCAAGGACAGTCACGACCTCGCGCTCCAGGACTGGCTCGGCACCGCCGGATTCGACCGTGCCGAGGACCACTGGCCGAGGCGCTGGGCCGAGGCCTACGTCGATTTCGCGGCGGGGGAGAAGCGGGCCTGGCTGCACCGCCAGGGGGTGCGATTCTTCCCCGTGGTCGGCTGGGCCGAACGGGGTGGTTACGACGCCACCGGCCACGGCAACTCCGTCCCCCGCTTCCACATCACCTGGGGCACCGGCCCGGGGCTGCTCGCCCCGTTCGCCCGCCGGGTCCGCGCGGGTGCCGCCCGGGGGCTGGTCGATCTGCGGTTCCGGCACCGGGTCACCGCGCTGTGCGGCGCGGCGGGCACCGTGGACACGGTGGGCGGCGAGATCCTCGACCGCTCCGAGGTGGCCCGTGGCAGGCCCAGCGGCCGGGATGTCGTCGGCTCCTTCGAGCTGCGGGCCCAGGCCGTGATCGTCACCTCCGGGGGGATCGGCGGCAATCACGAGCTGGTCCGCCGGAACTGGCCCGCGCGTCTCGGCCGGGCGCCCGAGCGGATGGTCGCCGGGGTCCCGGCCCATGTCGACGGGCTGATGCTCGGTGTCACCGAGGCCGCGGGCGGCCGTCTGATCAACGGTGACCGGATGTGGCACTACACCGAGGGCCTGCACAACTGGAACCCGATCTGGGAAGGTCACGGCATCCGGGTCCTGCCCGGCCCGTCCTCCCTGTGGCTCGACGCGCGCGGCAACCGGCTCCCCGTACCGCTCTTCCCCGGCTTCGACACGCTCGGCACCCTCGAACACCTCATGGACACCGGCCATGAGCACAGCTGGTTCGTCCTCAACCGCCGTGTGATCGGCAAGGAGTTCACGCTCAGCGGCTCGGAGCAGAACCCCGATCTCACCGGACGGTCCGTCCGCGGGGTGATCGACCGGGCCCGCGCCGACGTGCCCGCGCCCGTGCGGGCGTTCATGGACCACGGCGAGGACTTCGTGGTCGAGCACGACCTGGCCGCCCTCGTCCGGGGCATGAACGCCCTCACGGGTGAACCGCTGATCGACGAGACGGATCTGCGGCGGGTGATCACCGCGCGGGACCGTGAGGTGGCCAACCCCTTCACCAAGGACTCCCAGATCACGGCGATCCGCGGCGCGCGGTCCTTCCTCGGGGACCGGCTGATCCGTACGGTCGCCCCGCATCCGATCCTCGACCCGAAGGCGGGTCCGCTGATCGCCGTCCGGCTCAGTGTCCTCACCCGTAAGAGCCTCGGCGGACTGGAGACCGATCTGTCCTCCCGTGTCCTCACCGAGAGCGGCGAACCCCTCGGCGGGGTCTACGCGGCGGGCGAGGCGGCGGGGTTCGGCGGTGGCGGGGTGCACGGATACCGCTCGATGGAGGGCACCTTCCTCGGCGGCTGCCTGTTCTCCGGCCGGACCGCCGGCCGTGCCGCCGCCCGCGCGACGGGCTGA
- a CDS encoding APC family permease — MTTGSSSTSEARSTTGAKSGGGINTFKGQDRALRADRLGTAGLLLSVLAATGPLMVVAGVMPTTFAVMGIVGQPLLFVILGVVLILFSFGYAEMSRHVHNAGAFYAYISRGLGGTAGAGASLVALVAYSALQVGLYGLLGFEVSLLLNAHFEVSVPWWIPSLAGAAIVGFLALMKIDVNARVLGVLLLIEVALVVVFDIAALSEPAKGGVSLAAFNPETLTGAGIGTALCFCIAAFTGFEQAPVYAEETSRPQVVVARVMFLAVTFVALFFAFSSWALTVAAGPDGIVPAAQEHTAGLLFVLTESRLGETFADLMHILLVTGVFAATLSFHNVVSRYAFAMGREGLLPAVFGRTNSASGAPGTGALLQTGISVVVIAAFALTDTKETGDPTAPILRLFTWMGNVGAFGVILLMATASLAVIVFFVRRGAARAQLWRLIASGVAGVSLLVIAGYTAKDFYLLVGAGPDSALRWVLPGIIFLAAAVGLSVGAYLKARKPEAHARIGLGNEAFQLEKAAEEGS; from the coding sequence ATGACGACGGGCAGTTCGAGCACGAGCGAAGCCAGATCGACCACCGGAGCGAAGTCCGGCGGCGGGATCAACACCTTCAAGGGCCAGGACCGCGCACTGCGCGCGGACCGGCTCGGCACGGCGGGACTCCTCCTGTCGGTGCTCGCCGCGACGGGACCGCTCATGGTCGTCGCGGGGGTCATGCCCACCACCTTCGCGGTCATGGGCATCGTGGGGCAGCCACTGCTCTTCGTCATCCTCGGCGTCGTCCTCATCCTCTTCTCCTTCGGATACGCGGAGATGAGCCGTCATGTTCACAACGCGGGCGCTTTTTACGCGTACATTTCCCGCGGCCTCGGCGGAACCGCCGGAGCGGGCGCCTCGCTCGTGGCGCTGGTCGCCTACAGCGCACTCCAGGTCGGCCTCTACGGGCTCCTCGGCTTCGAGGTCTCGCTGCTGCTGAACGCCCACTTCGAGGTGTCCGTCCCCTGGTGGATACCCTCCCTCGCGGGCGCCGCGATCGTGGGCTTCCTCGCCCTGATGAAGATCGACGTCAACGCGCGCGTCCTCGGTGTGCTGCTGCTGATCGAGGTCGCCCTTGTCGTCGTCTTCGACATCGCCGCGCTCTCCGAGCCCGCCAAGGGCGGTGTGTCGCTCGCCGCGTTCAACCCGGAGACCCTGACCGGCGCGGGCATCGGCACCGCGCTGTGCTTCTGCATCGCCGCCTTCACCGGCTTCGAGCAGGCACCCGTGTACGCCGAGGAGACCAGCCGCCCGCAGGTCGTGGTGGCCCGGGTGATGTTCCTCGCGGTGACCTTCGTCGCGCTGTTCTTCGCCTTCAGCTCCTGGGCGCTGACCGTCGCCGCCGGGCCGGACGGGATCGTCCCCGCCGCGCAGGAGCACACCGCCGGACTGCTGTTCGTGCTGACCGAGAGCAGGCTCGGGGAGACCTTCGCCGACCTCATGCACATCCTGCTGGTGACCGGTGTGTTCGCCGCGACGCTCAGCTTCCACAACGTCGTCTCGCGCTACGCGTTCGCCATGGGACGCGAAGGGCTGCTGCCCGCCGTCTTCGGCCGCACCAACAGCGCCAGCGGCGCCCCCGGCACCGGCGCGCTGCTCCAGACCGGTATCTCCGTCGTCGTGATCGCGGCCTTCGCCCTCACCGACACCAAGGAGACCGGCGACCCGACCGCGCCGATCCTGCGGCTGTTCACCTGGATGGGCAACGTGGGCGCCTTCGGGGTGATCCTGCTGATGGCCACCGCCTCGCTCGCGGTCATCGTCTTCTTCGTGCGCCGGGGCGCCGCCCGCGCACAGCTCTGGCGGCTGATCGCGTCCGGCGTCGCCGGGGTGTCGCTGCTGGTGATCGCCGGGTACACCGCCAAGGACTTCTACCTCCTCGTCGGCGCGGGCCCCGACTCGGCGCTGCGCTGGGTCCTGCCCGGGATCATCTTCCTCGCCGCCGCCGTCGGGCTGTCCGTCGGCGCGTACCTCAAGGCACGCAAGCCCGAGGCGCACGCCCGGATCGGCCTCGGCAACGAGGCGTTCCAGCTGGAGAAGGCGGCCGAGGAGGGTTCCTGA
- a CDS encoding GntT/GntP/DsdX family permease, whose protein sequence is MTSLSVEMLAADPVAPITSAGHAQLGIAVLAGIAVIVLLITKFKVHAFLALTIGSLALGAFAGAPLDKVIPSFTTGLGNTVAGVGVLIALGAILGKLLADSGGADQIVDTILARASGRSMPWAMVLIASVIGLPLFFEVGIVLLIPVVLMVAKRGNYSLMRIGIPALAGLSVMHGLIPPHPGPLVAIDAVQANLGLTLALGVLVSIPTVIIAGPVFAKYAARWVDVPVPEKMIQARPSEDLDKRPSFGATVFTVLLPVVLMLGSALVEIIIDDPANMVQRVFDVIGSPLMALLAAVIVGMFTLGRAAGFTKGRLSTTVEKSLGPIAGVLLIVGAGGGFKQTLIDSGVGQMVLEISEDWSIPALLLAWLIAVVIRLATGSATVATVSAAGLVAPLAADMSSTHLALLVLAIGAGSLFFSHVNDAGFWLVKEYFGMSVGQTIKTWSVMETIISVVAGAIVLLLSLVI, encoded by the coding sequence GTGACCAGTCTCAGCGTCGAGATGCTGGCAGCGGACCCCGTCGCGCCGATCACCTCCGCGGGCCACGCCCAGCTCGGGATCGCCGTTCTCGCGGGCATCGCCGTCATCGTCCTGCTCATCACCAAGTTCAAGGTCCACGCGTTCCTCGCGCTGACCATCGGCTCGCTCGCCCTCGGCGCCTTCGCCGGGGCACCGCTGGACAAGGTGATCCCCAGCTTCACCACCGGCCTCGGCAACACGGTCGCCGGTGTCGGTGTGCTGATCGCGCTCGGCGCGATCCTCGGCAAGCTGCTCGCGGACTCCGGGGGCGCCGACCAGATCGTCGACACGATCCTCGCCAGGGCGAGCGGCCGTTCGATGCCGTGGGCCATGGTGCTGATCGCCTCGGTGATCGGTCTGCCGCTGTTCTTCGAGGTCGGCATCGTGCTGCTGATCCCCGTCGTGCTGATGGTCGCCAAGCGCGGCAACTACTCGCTGATGCGGATCGGTATCCCCGCGCTGGCCGGTCTGTCCGTGATGCACGGGCTGATACCCCCGCACCCCGGCCCGCTGGTCGCGATCGACGCCGTCCAGGCGAACCTCGGTCTCACCCTCGCGCTCGGTGTCCTCGTCTCGATCCCGACCGTGATCATCGCGGGTCCGGTCTTCGCCAAGTACGCGGCCCGCTGGGTCGATGTGCCGGTGCCGGAGAAGATGATCCAGGCGCGTCCTTCCGAGGACCTGGACAAGCGCCCCAGCTTCGGCGCGACCGTCTTCACCGTGCTGCTGCCCGTGGTCCTCATGCTCGGCAGCGCGCTGGTCGAGATCATCATCGACGACCCCGCCAACATGGTGCAGCGGGTGTTCGACGTGATCGGTTCGCCGCTGATGGCGCTGCTCGCGGCGGTCATCGTCGGGATGTTCACGCTGGGCCGGGCCGCCGGGTTCACCAAGGGCCGGCTGTCGACCACGGTCGAGAAGTCGCTCGGCCCGATCGCCGGTGTGCTGCTGATCGTCGGCGCCGGCGGTGGCTTCAAGCAGACGCTGATCGACTCGGGCGTCGGCCAGATGGTCCTGGAGATCTCCGAGGACTGGTCCATCCCCGCGCTGCTGCTGGCCTGGCTGATCGCCGTGGTGATCCGGCTGGCGACGGGCTCCGCGACGGTCGCGACGGTGTCGGCCGCCGGTCTGGTCGCCCCGCTGGCCGCCGATATGTCGAGCACCCACCTGGCACTGCTGGTGCTGGCGATCGGCGCCGGTTCCCTCTTCTTCAGCCATGTGAACGACGCCGGTTTCTGGCTGGTGAAGGAGTACTTCGGGATGAGCGTCGGCCAGACCATCAAGACCTGGTCGGTCATGGAGACGATCATCTCGGTGGTCGCGGGCGCCATCGTCCTGCTGCTGTCCTTGGTGATCTAG
- a CDS encoding gluconokinase gives MGVAGTGKTTVGPLLAELLGVPYAEGDDFHPAANIAKMTAGTPLTDEDRRPWLDAIGEWAHTRDGLGGVVSSSALKRGYRDRLRSAAPGLVFVHLTGDRALIEDRMSHRQGHFMPTALLDSQFATLQPLQPDEAGVAVDVTGTPADIARRAAEALRPATDPAAAGPAPAGTEG, from the coding sequence ATGGGCGTGGCGGGGACCGGGAAGACAACAGTCGGTCCGCTGCTCGCGGAGCTGCTGGGCGTCCCGTACGCCGAGGGCGACGACTTCCACCCGGCCGCGAACATCGCGAAGATGACCGCGGGCACCCCGCTCACCGACGAGGACCGCCGGCCGTGGCTGGACGCCATCGGCGAATGGGCCCACACCCGGGACGGGCTCGGCGGGGTCGTCAGCAGTTCGGCGCTGAAGCGCGGCTACCGTGACCGGCTGAGGTCGGCCGCTCCCGGGCTCGTGTTCGTGCATCTGACGGGCGACCGCGCGCTGATCGAGGACCGGATGAGCCACCGGCAGGGGCACTTCATGCCGACGGCCCTGCTGGACTCGCAGTTCGCCACGCTCCAGCCGCTCCAGCCGGACGAGGCGGGCGTCGCCGTCGATGTGACGGGCACCCCCGCCGACATCGCGCGCCGGGCCGCCGAGGCGCTGCGGCCCGCCACCGACCCGGCCGCCGCAGGTCCGGCCCCCGCCGGTACGGAGGGCTGA
- a CDS encoding FadR/GntR family transcriptional regulator, whose translation MTTPGRGLHAHVLDTLGPAITAGECPPGSVLRTDELAQRFEVSRSVMREAVRVLESMRLVESRRRVGVTVRPTEEWNVYDPQVIRWRLAGADRPRQLRSLTVLRSAVEPAAAALAARHATAEQCAELTRCALGMVATSRGRQLEGYLVHDIAFHRVILTSSGNEMFARLGDVVAEVLAGRTHHQVMFEDPDPAAVTLHVRVAEAVREGDTVRAEELTRQIAVGALQELDILAP comes from the coding sequence ATGACCACACCGGGCCGCGGCCTGCACGCCCATGTCCTCGACACCCTCGGCCCGGCGATCACCGCGGGCGAGTGCCCGCCGGGCAGCGTGCTGCGGACCGACGAACTGGCCCAGCGCTTCGAGGTGTCCCGCTCGGTGATGCGCGAGGCGGTCCGGGTACTGGAGTCGATGCGGCTGGTGGAGTCCCGCCGCAGGGTCGGCGTCACGGTCCGGCCCACCGAGGAGTGGAACGTCTACGACCCCCAGGTCATCCGCTGGCGGCTCGCGGGCGCCGACCGCCCCCGCCAGCTGCGCTCCCTGACCGTGCTGCGCTCCGCCGTCGAACCGGCCGCCGCCGCGCTGGCCGCCCGCCACGCCACCGCCGAGCAGTGCGCGGAACTCACCCGGTGCGCCCTCGGGATGGTCGCCACCTCACGCGGACGGCAGTTGGAGGGGTACCTCGTCCATGACATCGCCTTCCACCGGGTGATCCTCACCTCGTCCGGCAACGAGATGTTCGCCCGCCTCGGCGATGTCGTCGCCGAGGTCCTCGCGGGCCGCACCCATCACCAGGTCATGTTCGAGGACCCGGACCCGGCGGCCGTCACCCTGCATGTCCGGGTCGCGGAGGCGGTACGCGAGGGCGACACGGTCCGCGCGGAGGAGCTGACCCGCCAGATCGCGGTGGGCGCCCTCCAGGAGCTGGACATCCTCGCCCCCTGA
- a CDS encoding YchJ family protein, whose product MARRPSRNARSRPARDAAAGLGAGPAPAAPVDCPCGAGPAYAECCGRFHRGEGAAATAEALMRSRYAAFVVRDAGYLLRTWHPSTRPPVVEFDPALRWTGLEITGTGEGSAFHAVGTVSFRASYLEDGRAGALVERSRFARVDGAWVYVDGEFGEG is encoded by the coding sequence ATGGCTCGACGACCCTCGCGCAATGCCCGTTCCCGCCCGGCCCGTGATGCCGCGGCGGGCCTCGGCGCCGGGCCGGCCCCGGCCGCTCCCGTGGACTGCCCGTGCGGCGCCGGCCCGGCGTATGCGGAGTGCTGCGGGCGGTTCCACCGGGGTGAGGGGGCTGCGGCCACCGCGGAGGCGCTGATGCGGTCGCGGTACGCGGCGTTCGTCGTGCGGGACGCCGGATATCTGCTGCGGACCTGGCACCCGTCGACCCGGCCGCCGGTGGTGGAGTTCGATCCCGCGCTGCGGTGGACGGGGCTGGAGATCACCGGGACGGGCGAGGGGTCGGCGTTCCACGCGGTGGGCACGGTGTCGTTCCGGGCCTCGTACCTGGAGGACGGCCGGGCCGGGGCGCTGGTGGAGCGCAGCCGGTTCGCGCGGGTGGACGGCGCGTGGGTCTACGTGGACGGGGAGTTCGGGGAGGGCTGA